The Ischnura elegans chromosome 1, ioIscEleg1.1, whole genome shotgun sequence genome contains a region encoding:
- the LOC124163024 gene encoding voltage-dependent anion-selective channel protein 2-like produces the protein MAPPTFGDLGKSCRDVFGKGYHFGLIKLELKTKTKDAVDITAGGSLNQDSGKVFGALETKYKVKDYGLVFTEKWNTDNSLCTEVSVEDRLAKGLKLSFDSTFSPQSGKKTGRVKTQFKHDCMAMNMDVDLDLAGPLIKGSSVFCYNGWLAGYQMTFDSAKSKFTKNNFAVGYSAGDFVLHTSVNDGQEYLGSLYQKVNPKLETGIQLAWSAGSTATRFEMGCKYSLAKNAAVRAKVDNSSCVGLGYQQELRDGVTLTLSALIDGKNLNQGGHKIGLALDLEA, from the coding sequence ATGGCCCCACCGACTTTTGGAGATTTAGGAAAGTCGTGCCGTGATGTTTTCGGTAAAGGATATCACTTTGGATTGATCAAGCTTGAACTGAAAACGAAAACTAAAGATGCTGTCGATATAACCGCTGGCGGTTCCTTAAACCAGGACTCCGGGAAAGTTTTTGGAGCTTTGGAAACCAAGTATAAGGTCAAGGATTATGGATTAGTTTTTACGGAGAAATGGAATACGGACAATTCACTATGTACTGAAGTATCTGTTGAAGACCGACTAGCCAAAGGACTGAAACTCTCCTTCGATTCCACGTTCTCTCCCCAAAGCGGAAAGAAGACCGGACGAGTGAAAACTCAGTTTAAGCATGACTGCATGGCCATGAATATGGATGTGGATCTTGATCTTGCTGGTCCTTTAATCAAGGGAAGTTCTGTTTTTTGCTACAACGGATGGCTTGCGGGATACCAGATGACTTTCGATTCAGCTAAGTCgaaattcaccaaaaataacttcgCTGTGGGATACTCAGCAGGGGATTTTGTCTTGCACACCAGTGTCAACGATGGACAAGAATACTTAGGTTCGCTGTACCAGAAAGTCAACCCTAAGTTGGAGACCGGAATTCAATTAGCATGGTCTGCTGGTTCTACTGCCACTCGTTTTGAAATGGGATGCAAGTACTCATTGGCTAAAAATGCTGCTGTTCGAGCCAAGGTGGATAACTCAAGTTGCGTGGGATTAGGCTATCAGCAGGAGCTGCGAGATGGTGTCACGCTGACTTTATCCGCATTGATTGACGGCAAAAACTTGAATCAAGGAGGTCACAAAATTGGGTTGGCCTTGGATTTGGAGGCTTAA
- the LOC124163016 gene encoding uncharacterized protein C1orf112 homolog, whose product MASQKSPEELLEIFETLDYCSLKEKTAEFLPDLINSLGVEDDSCRAIKVLRVLLNSCLPVIRIEHAEKKIFQHAFPALKHLFHETLNGIQFKLKSEDVVQPEEVTDDLDGLLKVCLILLECVDSALQYIVSSSQIRAGDIPSVSKNVADILLYSFKHCKESTNMYGSFFQPLSETLGLLFKTSHAIQGRFITALTSNIKYDCSYEEDLDDLVNVLEVMEEIAEVVTGLGIKAMASQWKFYAKVLQENVANLKQRIEVCRPIKFLSSDLRTGLQAILELDTSDSKSVVRDLKLLNFTLKILMLICETYVGYLGDCHKELVHLILYLLSNSHPYLRVMQFPKTIIDAVESYVIVGVEPLVMRLVEERGLAEEYFRFHQSVNEKESMKLGFLLFSVMLIKNILSCDNKIREAWLKNDSGENIISAVFQAVGCCHLELSQDLLIKGSCKGPTSGGSGVYHGVYESLIVHLSALITTVPTESMPLVEKTLLDNILCRNGSFWPALIAADVWCMIARCGSAELCFKHVGQLTNISKSLLQDRGGPETMYLRMVLRRLFSLLSNKGMVQICERYPPVTNPRLWHIFDIKKLPEQLRLRVRFELITQSMREIENFISNPSNIHLYHKMMDAVVGAAVGFNCSPLEKNDDLGCQYASEIVKVWASICPSRIPLESSNSQAWLNRFFSDLTSATSCIASILSNAHILQVLHVLLHEKLQTLHSVKLATLKFLRDLAVLFLDCDPYQAKVFQQIAKAFSLLLQDRNAIIRQLSLEAFTYFSQVTKHEQIVPMSVGSNQKVKDEVADCLRKVPHQIFSGEKVSFEDFLRKQSRVEPSHICGLCEVKSSVVCELPIKSFQVTGQVNDQHGDQRHKEAKLLRACDDDGASSSFSNEMEIDFKSKKRKVDDSLVTVMKRMKDDLAYIMNEHKKETLPNYVKTEIQEIVCQLQSLVS is encoded by the exons ATGGCATCACAGAAGTCTCCTGAAGAGCTGTTAGAAATTTTCGAAACTCTGGACTATTGCAGTTTGAAAGAAAAAACGGCAGAATTTTTACCGGATTTAATA AACTCCCTGGGCGTGGAAGATGATAGTTGCCGAGCAATTAAGGTTCTTAGAGTGCTTTTAAATTCTTGTTTACCAGTTATAAGAATTGAGCACGcagagaagaaaattttccaGCATGCCTTTCCAGCCTTGAAACATCTGTTTCATGAG ACGCTGAATGGCATACAGTTCAAACTCAAAAGCGAGGATGTTGTTCAACCCGAGGAAGTAACTGACGACCTAGATGGATTATTAAAG GTCTGCCTCATTTTGTTGGAGTGCGTTGATAGCGCACTACAGTATATTGTATCAAGTAGCCAAATAAGAGCTGGTGATATTCCTAGTGTGTCAAAAAATGTGGCTGATATTCTTCTGTATTCTTTCAAGCATTGTAAAGAAAG CACAAACATGTATGGAAGCTTCTTTCAACCGTTGAGTGAAACTTTAGGTTTACTTTTCAAAACCAGTCATGCAATTCAAGGGCGGTTTATTACAGCCTTAACATCTAATATTAAATATGACTGTTCGTACGAGGAAGACCTTGATGATCTCGTAAATG TTCTTGAGGTTATGGAAGAAATTGCTGAAGTGGTGACCGGTTTGGGTATAAAAGCGATGGCAAGTCAGTGGAAGTTCTATGCTAAGGTTTTGCAAGAAAACGTGGCGAATTTGAAGCAGAGGATTGAAGTGTGCCGTCCTATAAAATTCCTCTCGTCTGACTTAAGAACTGGATTGCAAGCTATACtggaattg GATACTTCGGACAGCAAATCTGTTGTACGGGATCTCAAGCTATTAAACttcactttgaaaatattaatgctgaTTTGTGAAACCTATGTTGGCTACCTTGGAGACTGTCATAAGGAGCTGGtgcatttaatattatatttacttag taacTCTCACCCTTACTTGAGGGTAATGCAGTTTCCAAAGACCATTATTGATGCTGTCGAAAGCTATGTGATAGTTGGGGTTGAACCCCTAGTCATGCGGCTGGTAGAGGAAAGGGGTTTGGCTGAA GAATACTTCCGTTTTCATCAGTCagttaatgaaaaagaaagcATGAAACTGGGTTTCTTGTTGTTTTCAGTGatgcttataaaaaatattttatcctgtgACAATAAAATCAGGGAAGCATGGCTTAAAAATGATTCAGGTGAAAACATCATTTCTGCTGTGTTCCAGGCAGTTGGCTGCT GTCACTTAGAATTAAGTCAGGATTTACTGATAAAAGGTAGTTGCAAAGGTCCAACATCTGGTGGAAGTGGTGTCTATCATGGTGTGTATGAATCATTGATTGTCCACCTGTCTGCACTGATTACAACAGTTCCAACAGAATCCATGCCTCTCGTGGAGAAGACACTTTTGGATAATATCTTGTGTAGGAATGGAAGTTTTTGGCCTGCCCTAATAGCTGCAGATGTATGGTGTATGATTGCCAG ATGTGGTTCGGCTGAACTTTGCTTCAAACATGTGGGTCAACTGACAAACATAAGCAAGAGTTTACTGCAGGATAGAGGGGGTCCTGAAACTATGTATCTAAGAATGGTACTCCGTCGTCTTTTCTCTCTCTTATCAAACAAGGGGATGGTACAAATTTGTGAGAGGTACCCTCCTGTCACAAATCCAAGGTTGTGGCATATTTTTGACATTAAGAAACTACCAGAGCAATTGAGGTTGAGAGTTCGATTTGAACTAATAACCCAATCAATgagagaaatagaaaattttatctcCAACCCATCAAACATTCATCTGTATCataaaatg aTGGATGCAGTTGTTGGTGCTGCTGTTGGCTTTAACTGTTCTCCACTGGAAAAGAATGATGATTTAGGTTGCCAGTATGCATCTGAAATAGTAAAGGTTTGGGCCTCAATATGTCCATCCCGAATTCCATTAGAAAGCAGTAATTCTCAAGCATGGTTGAACAGATTTTTCAGCGATTTGACCTCTGCCACCAGTTGCATTGCTTCCATCTTGAGTAATGCACACATTTTACAG GTGTTACATGTATTACTACACGAAAAACTTCAAACATTGCATTCAGTGAAACTTGCCACCCTCAAATTTCTGAGGGATTTGGCAGTCTTATTTCTTGATTGTGATCCATATCAAGCCAAAGTTTTCCAACAGATTGCCAAAGCATTTTCTTTGCTTCTGCAAGACAGAAATGCTATTATAAGACAGCTTTCTTTGGAAGCTTTCACATATTTTTCCCAAGTTACTAAGCATGAGCAAATAGTTCCTATGTCTGTGGGAAGCAATCAGAAAGTGAAAGATGAAGTAGCTGATTGTTTGAGGAAGGTACCTCACCAAATATTCTCGGGAGAAAAAGTTTcatttgaagatttcttaagaAAGCAAAGTAGAGTCGAACCTTCACACATTTGTGGGCTGTGTGAGGTAAAAAGCTCTGTTGTTTGTGAACTACCAATCAAGAGTTTTCAGGTCACAGGTCAGGTTAATGACCAGCACGGAGACCAAAGACATAAGGAGGCTAAGCTCCTTAGAGCTTGTGATGATGATGGTGCAAGTTCGAGTTTCAGCAATGAAATGGAAATAGATTTTAAGTCAAAAAAACGCAAAGTAGATGACTCTCTTGTTACAGTGATGAAGAGGATGAAAGATGACCTAGCATACATAATGAACGAGCACAAAAAAGAAACTTTGCCAAATTATGTGAAAACAGAAATACAAGAGATTGTTTGTCAGTTGCAGAGTTTAGTTAGTTGA